A part of Tessaracoccus timonensis genomic DNA contains:
- a CDS encoding carbohydrate ABC transporter permease — protein MTTATAKRPAKRDDIPPALRPTPSAKTITWIILVFAALYFLLPVVWLVMAATKTNNDLATSFGFWFADFNLARNYESLLSWTGGMFWRWVGNSIFYSLSAATLGCLISVMAGYSVTKFRYPGRRIMMGTISAGLLIPVSILTIPMYTVFHGLGLTDTVWAIIIPCSVLPFGVFLGMVYAEASVPDELLEAARLDGLSEFRIFFTIVLRLLAPAMVTIFLFIFVNTWNNFMLPLMMISKPELKPVTLGLYGMMSYFAPDKGAVMLGALLGVVPLIILFLTLQRYWQAGLAAGAVKG, from the coding sequence GTGACAACCGCAACCGCCAAGCGCCCCGCGAAGCGCGACGACATTCCCCCTGCACTGCGTCCGACGCCGAGCGCCAAGACGATCACCTGGATCATCCTCGTGTTCGCGGCCTTGTACTTCCTCCTGCCCGTGGTCTGGTTGGTCATGGCTGCTACCAAGACCAACAACGATTTGGCGACGTCGTTTGGCTTCTGGTTCGCCGACTTCAACTTGGCCCGCAACTACGAGAGCCTCCTGTCGTGGACTGGCGGCATGTTCTGGCGGTGGGTCGGAAACTCCATCTTCTATTCCCTATCTGCGGCTACGCTGGGCTGCCTCATCTCCGTGATGGCGGGCTACTCGGTGACGAAGTTCCGCTACCCCGGCCGTCGGATCATGATGGGTACCATCTCCGCCGGACTACTCATCCCCGTCTCGATCCTCACGATCCCGATGTACACCGTGTTCCACGGCCTGGGGCTCACCGACACCGTGTGGGCAATCATCATCCCCTGCTCTGTGCTTCCGTTCGGCGTGTTCCTCGGCATGGTGTATGCGGAAGCTTCCGTTCCCGACGAGCTACTCGAGGCCGCACGCCTCGACGGATTGAGCGAGTTCCGCATCTTCTTCACGATCGTTCTGCGACTCCTGGCACCTGCCATGGTGACGATCTTCCTCTTCATCTTCGTGAACACGTGGAACAACTTCATGTTGCCGTTGATGATGATCTCCAAACCCGAGCTGAAGCCGGTCACCCTGGGCCTCTACGGCATGATGAGCTACTTCGCACCCGACAAGGGCGCAGTCATGCTGGGCGCACTGCTCGGCGTCGTGCCGCTCATCATCTTGTTCCTGACGCTGCAGCGGTACTGGCAGGCAGGACTCGCCGCCGGCGCAGTAAAGGGCTGA
- a CDS encoding extracellular solute-binding protein, with amino-acid sequence MKHRSPWVVGCTVATALALSLTACGGDGGSEGTKPGENGSASAAQPKKPGEKIELDFMHRLPDGEGMTPVSEIVEKWNKEHPDVQVKSTKFDSKAAEMIVRLESDFKAGNAPCIAFTGYAEVPELYVKGMLADVTQEAEKYKGNYTEGAYNLMSVGGKMTGLPQDVGPLVYFYNEDAFKELGIDVPTDLAGFQEAATKAKEKGKYISAFTPDEAQNWLSAQSAAAGDSWFSAENDQWVVSANGDGSKAVADFWQKMLDDKTTLVTQRWGDGFTKALVDGQLIGHIGAAWEAGFILDPLDGTEHEGKWRVAQLMDFGAGKVTGPDGGSGLSVMKDCKYPAEAMEFIDWFNTQTDDLATQGIVSASTNTVETPEKMKKQFGDQDVLAEMKTASENLAIDFGYAPGFSTLSTMNQVADEVGAGKKKMTDIFDTAQKTGMDTLKNLGLPVKEG; translated from the coding sequence ATGAAACATCGAAGCCCCTGGGTGGTTGGCTGCACAGTGGCCACTGCGCTGGCGTTGAGCCTCACCGCATGTGGCGGTGACGGAGGTAGCGAAGGCACCAAGCCTGGCGAGAACGGCAGCGCCTCAGCCGCGCAGCCTAAGAAGCCAGGTGAGAAGATCGAACTCGATTTCATGCACCGCCTTCCCGATGGTGAGGGCATGACACCGGTGTCGGAGATCGTCGAGAAGTGGAACAAGGAACACCCCGACGTCCAGGTGAAATCCACCAAGTTCGACAGCAAGGCGGCCGAGATGATCGTGCGCCTCGAGTCCGACTTCAAGGCCGGCAACGCCCCCTGCATCGCGTTCACGGGCTATGCCGAGGTGCCGGAGCTATATGTGAAGGGCATGTTGGCCGATGTCACCCAGGAAGCCGAAAAATACAAGGGCAACTACACCGAGGGCGCATACAATCTCATGAGCGTGGGCGGCAAGATGACTGGCCTGCCCCAGGACGTCGGCCCGCTGGTGTACTTCTACAACGAAGACGCCTTCAAGGAACTCGGCATCGACGTTCCCACCGACCTTGCAGGCTTCCAGGAAGCTGCCACCAAGGCGAAGGAGAAGGGTAAGTACATCTCTGCCTTCACTCCTGATGAAGCCCAGAACTGGCTCTCGGCGCAGTCCGCGGCGGCCGGTGACTCGTGGTTCTCGGCAGAAAACGACCAGTGGGTAGTCTCGGCGAACGGAGATGGCTCCAAGGCTGTCGCTGATTTCTGGCAGAAGATGCTCGACGACAAGACCACGCTGGTCACTCAGCGCTGGGGCGATGGTTTCACCAAGGCCCTCGTAGACGGCCAGCTCATCGGCCACATTGGTGCAGCATGGGAGGCCGGCTTCATCCTTGACCCCCTCGACGGCACTGAGCACGAAGGCAAGTGGCGCGTCGCACAGCTGATGGACTTTGGCGCAGGCAAGGTTACCGGCCCCGACGGCGGCTCCGGACTCAGCGTCATGAAGGACTGCAAGTACCCGGCCGAGGCTATGGAGTTCATTGACTGGTTCAACACCCAGACCGATGATCTGGCTACTCAGGGGATCGTGTCCGCGAGCACCAATACCGTGGAGACCCCGGAGAAGATGAAGAAGCAGTTCGGCGACCAGGATGTGCTGGCTGAAATGAAGACCGCATCGGAGAACCTCGCGATCGACTTCGGTTACGCCCCCGGCTTCTCCACACTGTCCACCATGAACCAGGTCGCCGACGAGGTGGGTGCTGGTAAAAAGAAGATGACCGACATCTTCGATACCGCCCAGAAGACGGGCATGGACACATTGAAGAACCTTGGCCTACCGGTCAAGGAAGGCTAA
- a CDS encoding carbohydrate ABC transporter permease translates to MSRIRRSEIIAGWGFMAPFAILFAFVLLIPMITAIRSSLYRMESTGGGLFGGGEMTEKFVGLANLQWAATNEAFWTGIARVGAYALFQIPVMTLGAMLLALLLDSIVIRRPGFFRISYFLPFAIPGIVAAMLWLYLYTPELSPIMRYLPSWVNFMAPDVILASMANMTTWTYTGYNMLIFLAALQAIPHELYEAARIDGAKEWQIATRIKIPIMGNAILLSVLMSIIGTVQLFNEPVVMETVNPWMGKAYTPMMMAYNTMTGGLSPSGNGHASAVSVMMAAVAGVMAFVYWSVQRKVKK, encoded by the coding sequence ATGAGCAGAATTCGCCGCTCCGAAATCATCGCGGGCTGGGGGTTCATGGCCCCCTTCGCAATCCTGTTCGCGTTCGTGCTGCTGATTCCTATGATCACGGCGATTCGGTCGTCGCTGTATCGCATGGAGTCCACTGGTGGCGGGCTCTTCGGCGGCGGCGAGATGACTGAGAAGTTCGTTGGTTTGGCCAATCTGCAGTGGGCCGCGACGAACGAGGCGTTCTGGACGGGCATCGCTCGGGTGGGTGCCTATGCGCTCTTCCAGATTCCGGTGATGACCCTCGGCGCGATGCTCCTCGCACTGCTGCTCGACTCGATTGTGATCCGTCGCCCCGGTTTCTTCCGCATCTCGTACTTCCTGCCCTTCGCGATTCCGGGCATTGTCGCGGCGATGCTCTGGCTCTACCTCTACACGCCGGAGCTATCCCCAATCATGCGCTACCTCCCGTCGTGGGTGAATTTCATGGCGCCCGACGTCATCCTGGCTTCGATGGCCAACATGACGACGTGGACGTACACCGGCTACAACATGCTGATCTTCCTGGCGGCGCTGCAAGCCATTCCTCACGAGCTCTACGAGGCGGCCCGTATCGATGGCGCGAAGGAATGGCAGATCGCCACGCGTATCAAGATTCCCATCATGGGCAACGCCATTCTGCTCTCAGTGCTGATGTCGATCATCGGCACGGTCCAACTGTTCAACGAACCCGTTGTCATGGAAACCGTGAACCCATGGATGGGCAAGGCATACACGCCCATGATGATGGCCTACAACACCATGACGGGCGGCCTTTCCCCGTCGGGTAATGGCCATGCCTCCGCGGTCTCAGTCATGATGGCAGCGGTAGCGGGCGTGATGGCCTTCGTTTACTGGAGCGTGCAACGGAAGGTGAAGAAGTGA